In Spirosoma aureum, a single genomic region encodes these proteins:
- a CDS encoding DEAD/DEAH box helicase, which produces MQFTDLLLIDPILKALAEEGYTTPTPIQQQAIPILLSRRDLLGCAQTGTGKTAAFAIPILQLLNEERSKNPAAPRRIKTLVLTPTRELAIQIDESFAAYGRHLNLRHTVIFGGVSQHSQVNTLKSGIDILIATPGRLLDLMSQGIISLRDVQFFVLDEADRMLDMGFIHDVKKIIARLPERRQSLFFSATMPPDVAKLADTILNKPAKVEVTPVSSTADTIQQAVYFVGREDKRKLLVHVLNDKQIASALVFARTKHGADKVAKDLLKAGIQAEAIHGNKSQNARQRALSNFKSRQTRVLVATDIAARGIDVDELSHVINYELPNIPETYVHRIGRTGRAGNDGIALSFCDQEETDFLKDIHKLIGKRVPVIEDHPYVLDISVSTVTPAQPRQGQGRNGGGNRGGQGRGNGSSNNNSFRRGTSSADSTNSRSGSNNNRRFGNSGRS; this is translated from the coding sequence ATGCAATTTACCGATTTATTATTAATTGATCCGATCCTGAAGGCACTTGCCGAAGAAGGATACACTACCCCGACACCCATTCAGCAGCAAGCCATACCCATTTTGTTGAGCCGCCGGGATTTGCTGGGATGCGCCCAGACTGGTACCGGTAAAACGGCTGCTTTTGCGATTCCAATTCTGCAATTGCTTAACGAAGAGCGTAGCAAAAATCCAGCTGCCCCCCGTCGTATTAAAACACTGGTATTGACACCAACCCGCGAATTAGCCATTCAGATAGACGAGAGCTTTGCTGCCTATGGCCGCCATCTGAACCTTCGTCATACGGTTATTTTCGGCGGTGTTTCCCAACATTCGCAGGTAAATACCCTGAAAAGCGGTATCGATATTCTGATCGCTACGCCTGGTCGTTTGCTCGACCTGATGAGTCAGGGTATCATTTCGCTCCGTGATGTGCAGTTTTTTGTCCTTGATGAGGCCGACCGGATGCTCGATATGGGTTTCATCCATGACGTTAAAAAGATTATCGCCCGTTTACCTGAACGTCGTCAGTCGCTGTTTTTCTCGGCAACAATGCCGCCCGATGTGGCTAAACTGGCAGACACAATCCTGAACAAACCGGCTAAAGTTGAGGTCACACCCGTATCGTCTACGGCCGATACGATCCAGCAGGCCGTTTATTTTGTTGGGCGGGAAGACAAGCGGAAACTGCTTGTTCATGTGCTCAACGATAAGCAGATTGCATCAGCTCTGGTCTTTGCCCGCACCAAGCACGGAGCCGATAAAGTAGCCAAAGACTTGCTGAAAGCCGGAATTCAGGCCGAAGCCATTCACGGTAACAAATCGCAGAATGCCCGTCAGAGGGCTTTGTCAAATTTCAAAAGCCGCCAGACGAGAGTGTTGGTCGCTACGGATATTGCTGCTCGTGGTATCGACGTTGATGAGCTCTCTCACGTGATCAACTATGAACTGCCGAATATTCCTGAAACCTACGTTCACCGAATCGGTCGGACAGGTCGGGCTGGTAATGATGGTATCGCGTTGTCGTTCTGCGATCAGGAAGAAACTGATTTTCTGAAGGATATTCATAAGCTGATCGGTAAACGCGTTCCGGTTATTGAAGACCATCCGTATGTTCTTGATATATCGGTCTCTACTGTAACGCCCGCGCAACCCCGGCAGGGGCAAGGCCGGAATGGTGGCGGTAATCGCGGTGGTCAGGGTCGCGGTAATGGCTCATCGAATAACAATTCTTTCCGGCGCGGTACGAGCAGTGCTGATAGCACGAACAGTCGCAGTGGAAGCAATAACAACAGGCGGTTTGGTAACTCAGGTCGGAGTTAG
- a CDS encoding SDR family NAD(P)-dependent oxidoreductase: protein MAYALITGASKGIGLAIAEELARRKFDLLLVARSKALLQEVSQRLAATHGVKTDFLAADLAETGAAQRVVDWCQTKNYAIQFLINNAGYGLSGPFEKHSLAEHTDMMRVNMTTLVELTYLFLPQLRQLSKAYILNIGSSAAYQAIPGLSLYSASKVFVLQFSRGLRLELKRSSVSVTCVCPGATDTAFVDRAQIGEKGRKAAERVNMTPTEVARQAVEATLAGKAEVVTGVLNKLGKLMAWLLPKGIVETAAGSIYE from the coding sequence ATGGCTTACGCGCTTATTACGGGAGCCAGCAAAGGCATCGGATTGGCGATTGCTGAAGAGCTGGCTCGCCGGAAGTTCGACCTGCTGCTGGTCGCTCGTTCGAAAGCATTGTTGCAGGAGGTATCTCAGCGATTGGCCGCGACTCACGGAGTCAAAACTGATTTTCTGGCTGCCGATCTGGCAGAAACTGGAGCTGCCCAACGGGTAGTTGACTGGTGTCAGACAAAGAATTACGCCATTCAGTTTCTGATCAATAATGCAGGATATGGCCTAAGCGGTCCGTTTGAAAAGCACTCGCTGGCCGAACATACCGATATGATGCGGGTCAACATGACCACCCTTGTTGAACTGACCTACCTGTTTTTACCACAGCTTCGCCAGCTATCCAAAGCTTATATTCTGAATATTGGCAGCTCCGCAGCCTATCAGGCAATACCGGGGCTGAGTTTATATTCTGCGTCTAAAGTATTCGTGCTTCAGTTTAGCAGGGGTCTGCGTCTGGAATTGAAACGGTCGTCGGTTTCGGTTACCTGTGTTTGCCCCGGTGCTACCGACACGGCCTTCGTTGATCGGGCGCAGATTGGCGAGAAAGGGCGTAAAGCCGCCGAGCGTGTTAATATGACGCCTACCGAAGTTGCCCGTCAGGCGGTTGAGGCAACACTGGCCGGAAAGGCCGAGGTTGTTACGGGCGTACTGAATAAACTCGGTAAACTGATGGCCTGGTTGTTGCCAAAAGGTATTGTCGAGACAGCCGCCGGGAGCATCTATGAATAA